The sequence GATGCGGCCGGTGCCCACTTGATTCTGAACGACGGCATCGACGTCCTGCGGGCCAAGCGGGCCCTCCAGGCCGGTATCGCGCTCCGGGATCTCCCTGGGTTCCCCGGCCTTGACCTGCAGAGGAGCTATGTCTCGCAGCGGGGGCGAGATGTCGAACTGTATATCCGTGATGACGCCGCGGTAGATGCCTGCGTCGGTGGTTTCGGGCTCCTGGTTGGCTGGAAGAGTCAATCCAGCGGCCGAAAGGGATGAGACCATGGTCAGGACCATGATCAACGCCAGAACTGTAGCAGAGACTCGTCGGCTCATTGCGTCTACCTCCTTGAACACTATCTATGTTGAGACGTGACTGATTGGTTGTGGAGAGGTTCCACAGAGGGCGACAGTAAGGGACGGCATTATTATAGCATCATGAGCGATTTACGAAAAACAGAACGATTTTCTCCAGGACAACCAGGCGCTCCCACTGGTCTGGTCAACCTGCGGGAGCGCCTGGATTTTCGATTCGATGACTAACCCCCGACGTCATAGGCCGGGGCAAGGTCAATTATTGTGCATTGCGCCTTCGCAGCACATACGCCGCGGCCAGGGCCGCACCCGCCAACGCAGGCAACGCCGTCAGCGGCAGGCCTGCCACAGGCGACTGGGCCTCACTGGCCGACATCTCGCCTAGAGTAACCGCCGTCGGCGTCTGGCACGACTGTACCTCCACGTCGTCGATGTCCCAACCGGGATGGCTCACGGAACTATCCGTAGCCATCACCCAGCGCAGCTGCACCGTCTGGCCAGCATAGGCATCCAGGTCCACGATGCTGTTTAGCCAATCCTGCGGATCGCCACACCAGGCGTTGTCCCCGGCTCTCGGGTTGCCAAAGCTACCGGAGATGGGACCATCGTAGGGATCGGTCAGCAGTTCCGCCTCCAGTTGCGTCCAGGTCGCACCTCCGTTGGTGGAGATCTCCAACAGACCACCGTCGAAGCAACCACTGAAACTATCCTCGATCTCCTGGTAGTTCCAGAACTTGAGACTCAACGGCGACTGGCCAACGGGCAGCGCAACGGCCGGAGAGATCAGGTATTGGTCGGAAACAAAGCCGACGTCATCGGCGTGATAGACGGAGCTGCCGCTGACCGGCCCGCTGGGGGCAACACCCCCGCCCAGAGCCCAGGTGCTGGCAGTGCCACCGGTGGTCCAGCCGACTGTACCACTCTCGAAGTCATCGAAGAACACCTGGTAGGGCGTGGTGCCAGGACCACAGTCGCCAGGCGCCGACCAGGTTGTGAAGTCGAAGACTGCGGAGTAAGCCCCGACGCCACAGGCGTTTTCGGCCGACACCCGCCAGAAGTAGGTAGTATTGGTGTTCAGTGGCCCGGCCTGGTAGCTAGTACCGGGTACCGTCGCAGACTCCACGATGTTGCTGAAGCCGGCGTCGGTGGCGATCTCGACCATGTAGCTGTCTGCCCCCACGTCTGACCAGGTCAGGGTTGGCGCGGGATTCACACCGCTCGCGCCGTTGGGTGGGGTCAGCAAGGTGGGCGCCACAGGAGCAGCGTCCAACATTTCCAGCATCACGGTGTTGTTGTGCACCAGGGACGGTGTCATCACGCTGGTGCCCACGATGTCGAAGGTGTAGTTGCCCACGCCCGCGCCGCTGATGGTCAAGGCGCTGTTGGCGGGTGGCGTCACCGGGTTGGGAGCAAAAGAGGCAATCCCTGGATTGCCCACGGCCGCCAGCGAAACGTCACCCATGAAATCGCCGATGACTGCCACCGACACGTCATAGACCGCGTCGTCGGGCACGCAGATCGACTGCGCTTGCGGCGTCGTAGACATGGTGAAGTCGTTGCTGCCACAGGCGTCGAAGCGGAAGGCCGCGATGCGGGTGCTCCACTGGCTGGTTTCGTTGTACTCGCCGGTGAACCAGAAGGTACAGTCGTCGATCGGATCGACGCTCATGGCGCTGTAGTCGCCGTAGCGGTTGCTGCCGTTGGCGGCAGAACCATCGACAATCGTGTACTCGCCCTGGGGCATGGTGCCCAGGGGATCGCTGGCCAGCCGGCCCACGTAGCGCAGGCCCGGGTAGGTGCTGGTGGCGTCTGAGACGTTGTAGCCCAGAGCGATGTTGCCCGCGCCATCCATGGCGATGGCGCCCATCCAGCGGTTCACACTGTCCGGTGAGTAGGTGCCTTCCTGGTAGAGGTCCCAGGTGCCGGTGGTGTTGCGCAGCTCGAACCAGCGTTTTCCACCAAGATCATTGCCGTTGACGTCGGTGACCAGGTTGCCCACCAGGGTCTGGTGGCCACCGAAGTTGCGGTAGGCCAGGCGGAACATGATGACCTCCCGCAAGGGGTCCAGGGTCGTCCCGGAGCCTGGCTGGGGGAAACAGGAGAAGGATACGAGACCGCACAGATCGGAGTCGATCTCGGCTATCGGAATGGAGGGCAATTGTGTGAAGGTCGTGTTGCCAGGGTTGGCCCAGTCCACATGGAAAGCCCACATCTCCAGATAGTCCTCGGTGGGGTTGTTGGAGCCAACGTTATGCACCTCGTCGTCGCGGTGGCGCATGATGATACCAGGTGCACCCGCGGGAGGAGGAGTCATACCATCCAGGTCGGCCGGCGTGACAGCGTTGAAACCGAAGCCCGCCAGGTCAGGGATGAGGAAACGCTGAGACGTGGCTGGTGCGCCGGCTAACATGGCGGCGCGCTCCAGTGCGTAGACGCCGGAGCCACTCTCGTTGGTGGTGGCATAGTAGGCATCGGGCCAGACGCCATACTTGGGGTAGTCGGGAAACTGAGAAGTGCTGAACTGGTATGAGTAGTAGGCGCCAAGGGGATCGGGAGTCTGAGAGATAAAGATACAGAGGGAATTGCCCGGGCCAAACTCACTGAGGAACCAGCGGTCGGCCAGGTGATCATAGAGCACGATGGGATCGCCTGTACCGGTTGAGCAACCTCCCAGAAGGCCAAGATCAAACCGTTGCAATAGATTGGCATTGGTCTTGTCATAGACGCTGACAACGGTAGAGTTGACCATCTGAATGTAGTGGTCCTTGCCGATATCGCCCACGGTATCCGGCGGGTTGAGGAACTGGTAGCCCTCGCCGTCGAAGTTGAAGATGGGGGTATCGAAGCCCTCGGCGCTGCCCTCAGGAGCCTCGGCCTGCACAGCCAGCAGGGGATCGATGCCCCCCTTGCTGCGGAAGTCGGGTGGCAGTTGGGAGCCGTAGCTCAGACGCGGGTTGATCTCCCGATCCAGTTCGTAGTCGATCTGCGGTTCGGGCAGGTCACGGGCCTCGCCGGTGAGTACAGGCTCGACCGTTTCGCCGACCCACACGTCATTGCCGGTCGATTCCTGCTGGTCTGAGCTGAAAGAGACCACACCGGCCGGCGCACGATCACCGCCGGGCAGTGCCAGGTTGTTGAGATCGGTGGGCAGTGCCAGGACGCCGGCAACCAGCGCCACGATCAACAATGCCCCAAATAGCTTGCGAGTGTATTGCATCAGGTTTCTCCTTGGATGTCACTCAGTTGGATAAGTATTGTCATTACACGGCTACATAAGGTTTCAGAAGACTTGTCTACTTGTTTACTTCCTCCCTATCCTCATCAAAATAAGCCTTGGTTCTGCCCACGGCCGCTTCCGCCGCTTCCGGGACAGTCGCCTGGCCGTAGAAGGCCCGTTCGATCTCCCGGCTGGCTGTCTCCTCGATGCTGGCCCAGGTCGTCATGATGGGCACCCGGCCCAGCAGCGGAATGGTATCGATGTAGACCCGACTGCTGGCAGGCGGCTGATCAGGATCAAGAAACGCGGCCGATTCTGCTACCGACTTCAGAGAGGGTACAGTGCGCCCGGACCGGGCTACGATCGACTGTCCCTCGTGCGAATTTGCGAACTCGATGAATTTCCAGGCGGCCTCCTTGTCGTTGGTACTGGACGCCATGCAGTAGCCGTCGCTGTGCAGAATGCCGGCCTGGGATGGACCGTGGGGCAAGGCCACCACATCCCAGTCGAAATCGCCGATGGTTCGATAGGTCGGCACCCCGCGGCGGCTGTTGAAGTAGATGGCCAGGGTGCCATCCAGAAAACGGTTCTCGCTGGACCGGGCCGATTCGGCCAGCGAATCGGGAACGACTCCCTCCTTGCCGCGGAGATCGACGAGCCACTGAAAGGCCGCCAGGGCGGCTGGATCATCCAGGGTCAACCTGGTGGGATTCTCGGGATCATCCACGATCTGACCGCCATATTGCCAGACAAAGGGCGCCAGCCGGAACAGGTTGGGTGATATGCCTGCCCCATATTGATCGATCGTGCCATCCCCATCCAGATCGACGGTCAGCGACCGGGCCGCTTCCAGAAATTCCTGCCAGGTCCAGTCGGGCAGCGGATGGTGCAAGCCCGCCTGGTCGAAAAGATCCTTGTTGTAGTAAGCAACCAGGCTCGAGATATTCTGGGGCACGCACCAGAGTTGATCGTCCAGGTGGAAGGCGTCGATGGTGGGCTGGAAGAAATCAGACTCCTGTAAAACCTCACTTTGTTTTAGATAGGTGTCGACCGGTTGCAGGCCGCCCTGGCCGGCGAAGGTTGCGAAGCGCCGGTAGTTGAGCAGCATCACATCGGCCGGCGCGCCGGCCGAAAAGTCGGTTGCCAGACGGCGGCGGTACTCGGCCTGGCCGGGAATATGCCGCATCTCCACGCCGATATCGGGATGGCCCGCCTCAAAGGCGTCGACAAGCGCCTCGTAGGCGACCAGTTCAGCTGGATCGCCAAAGACCATAAAGGTGACAACATCGCCACCACCAGTGCAGGCGACGGTCAGCCCACTACAGATGAGTAATACAAAAACCAGGTTGAAAAAACGAGCTCGTGACATCACGTTTTTCAATTCAACCCTTCTCCAGCAGATTCGCCAGCGATCGGTCGGTCAGGAACCAGCGCTGCAAGATCAGGAACAGAAAAACGATGGGCAGAGTCATGAAGACCGCGCCGGCCATCAGCAGGGGCCAGTTGGTGGCATCATACTGCTTCAGGATCTGCAGCCCGACAGGCAGCGTATAGGTCTCCGGCCGGTAAAGGTAGAGCACCGGGCCGACAAAGTCGTTCCAGTAGAGCACGAAGGTCAGCACAGCCACGGCTGCCAGTGTCGGACGCGCCAGGGGCAGGGCGATGCGCCACCACACCTGGACGGCATTGGCGCCATCCAGCTGGGCTGCCTCGAAAAGCTCCTGCGGATTGCGTCGAAAGGTCCAGAAAAACAACAGGACAAACAATGGACTGCTGGCCGCAAAGGCCGGTATGATGAGCGCCCACAGGGAACTCAACAGCCCGGTCCAGCGCAGCAGCTGAAAACGAAACATCCAGATGGCCGGCGCCGGGATCATCATGACCAGGATGCTGGCGATCAACAGCCAGCGCCGGGCGGGATCGGGCAGCTGGGACAGGCCGAAACCCGCCAGCGCGGCGGTAATCAGAGTAGCAGGAACCGCAATAGCCACCACTGCCAGCGAATTCAAGGTATAGCGGCCCATGGGAACGAGCCGGAAGATGTCCGCATAGTTCTGCCAGCGAGCCGCTTCCGGCCACCACTCAACCGTCTGGGGCGGTGGCAAACCAGGCTGCCGCAGAGATGCCACCAGTGCCCAGTAGATGGGCAAGAGGAAGATCACCGCCAGCAACAGTGCCAACAAAAACCGAACGGCCGCACCTGCCGTATGATGGCTGATTATGCCATCGGATGGACCATCAGGCAATGTCGGCCTGCCTTCCCAGTCCTACCAGGTTGATCATGCCGATGGCCAACAAGCCCGTCAGAACATAAAAGACCACCAACAAGGCGGCTGCCTCGCCGAACTTGAAAAAGTCGAAACCCAACTCGTAGAGCAGCAACGGTACGTAGGTGGTGGCATAGTAGGGTCCACCGTAGGTCATGATGAAGGTGGGGGCAAAGGTATTCTGCAGGCTGACCACCAGATCCCGCAGTGACAATAACAGCAACCAGGGAACGATCAGCGGCAGGGTGATGCGCCAGAAGGATTGCCACTTATTTGCCCCATCAACTGTTGCCGCCTCGTACAAGGAACGAGGAATGGTTCTGAGCGCCACCAGGGCCACAATGAATCCCTCGCCGATCTGAAAGAGCGCCATGACCACCATGGCCAGCTGGGCCGATTGCGGCTCTACCAGCCAGCCGACGACGGGCAAGCCAAGCCAATTCAAAAAGGCGTTCAACGGGCCGTAGAGTGGATTGAAAACCCAGAGCCAGATCAGGGCATAGGCAGTTTCCGGAATGATGGTGGGAATATAGACAGAAGTGCGAAAAAAGCCCAGGTGACGGCCGGCCGGCTGCAGCAGCAACGCCAGAAGCAGGGCGCCCAAAATCCTCAATGGTACGGCCAGTAAGACGAACAGGAAGGAGTTGCGCAGTGACAACCTTACCAGCGGGGAGCTCAACACCTTGGCGAAGTTCTCCAGGCCGACCCAGGTCGGTGGACGAATGGCATTGTATTCGGTGAAGGAGATAGCCACGGTGGCCAGGGCCGGCAGCACGACCAATACCAGTGTGCCAAGCAGGTAGGGAACCAGGAATAGACGGGTCTGTGTCTGGTATGAGGAAAGGGACCAGGACCTGAAGCTCATGCGCTGCTTTGTCGTTCGAGATCGGTGTTGCGGCGGTGGCAGGAAATACCGGGCAATTGTACCCTGCCGACCGGGTTCGCACAAATTCACCGGCCCAGGTGTCGTCCCCGCGGACCCACGTCCTTACCTCACACCTCCCGGTGGCTTAGCTAGCTAGCTCTCGCACCGTCTGCTGCCGTGACGTCACGCACCGTCTAGCTCACGTGCTGGCGCGTGAGCCTTCGCGCCTTCGTGGTCAAAACCGTCCCCGCGTCCCCACTCCGCCCCATCTCCGTGTCCTTTCCTCAGGAAAACTATCCGCTATCCACCTGCCCGCTTGCCATGCGCTGCTTCTCCTCTTCCACCAGCACCCGGCGCAGGAACTTGCCAACCATGGACTTGGGCAACTCGCTGCGAAATTCAATCATCCTGGGCACTTTGTAAGGCGCCAGATTCTCCCGGCAGAAAAGGATCAACTCCTCGTCGGTGACTGTCTTGCCCTCCTTGAGCACCACGTAGGCTTTGACCGTCTCTCCCCGGGTGGCGTGGGGTAACCCCACCACCACCGCTTCCTGCACCGCGGCATGCATGAAGAGCACCTCTTCAACCTCGCGCGGCACGATGTTGTATCCACCAGCGATGATCAGATCCTTTTTGCGGTCGACGACGTAGAAGTAGCCCTGCTCGTCCATCCTGACAATATCGCCGGTGTAGAGCCAGCCCTGTTCGTCGATGGTGGCAGCGGTCTCATCCGATCGTTGATAATAGCCCATCATTACCTGAGGCGCGCGCAGGGCCAGCTCCCCTTCCTCCCCCTGGGACACGTCAGGGAAATTGCCGCCGGCATCCGGCTCCAACGAAACCACCCTGGCTTCTACATCGGGAAAAGGAACACCAATGGAACCTGGCTTTCTCTGCCCGTAGAGAGGATTGCAGTGGGTAACCGGGGCCGCCTCGGTGAGGCCGTAGCCTTCCACCAGGCGTCCACCGGTGATCTCGCCGAACTGCTCCTGCACCTCCATGGGAAGAGGTGCCGCGCCACTGATACAGGCCTTGACGCTTCGCAGGTTATACTGGGCGACATTGGGATGGTTGATGATGGCAATATACATGGCCGGCACGCCGGGGAAGAGAGTCACACCCTCGCGCTGGATCTGATCCATCAACATCTCTGTCAGCCTGGGGTTGGGCATGACCAACAATTTACCGCCCACGTAGACACTCAATGCCATGGCAACTGTCATACCGAAGACATGGAAGAAGGGAATCGCTCCCATAATAACCTCAATTCCAGGTTCGAGATCGGTGATCCAATTGGAGCACTGGACAACATTGGCTATCAGATTGCGATGGCTCAACATGGCTGCCTTGGGTACGCCGGTCGTGCCACCGGTATATTGGAACAAGGCAATATCTTCGGGGTCGATCTCTATGGATGGCGGAGTCGCAGGATAGTTCGCCATCAGGGACTTAAAATGAAAGACCCCGCTTCCTTCCGCCACATCGACCCAGTCGCCCGATTTTTGCTGCGTTCGTTTGATCAGGAGGTTATAGGGGAAGCCAGAAAAGTCATTGATATGGCAGACAATGACCCGCTTGATGCTTGTGTCGGAGCGAATCTTCTCCAGCTTGGGATAGAAATTGTTCAGGATAATCAACGTCTCGGCGCCCGAATCGGCGAACTGGTGCTGCATCTCCCGGGCTGTGTAGATGGGATTGGTGTTGACCACGATGGCGCCCAGCTTGAGAACGCCAAAAAATGCAATCAACGAATGGGGGGAGTTGGGCAGCTGCACTGCGACGCGATCTCCCTTGCGCACACCCAGTTCGTAAAGGGCGGTCGCCAGGCGATCCACCTGGTCCTTTACCTGAGCATAGCTCAGTTCAGCGCCGACCGTTCTGCCGGCCGGCAGGTAGCGAAGAACCATGCGAAGGGCGCTCTGCCTGGCGTATTTTTCCACGCTCTCGTCAAACATCTGGGGCAACGTGATTGCCGGATAGTCGATGGTCGTCGGCACACCATCCTCGTAGTGGGCTAACCAGGGCTTTTTCATATTCGTTGGTTCTCCTTTTTGCAGCTTGTCATTACCTGGCCAACAACAGTAATCCAAACAGATACCGATGAGAGTACATACATTATACAAAAAAAAGGTTGGGACGTCAATTGAATTTGACCGGTCCCAATCCCTGTGCTATAATCGGTTATGACGCAATGCGTCATTTCGACGATGTGAAAAATGTCGAGACACTTTGTGCCACAAAGGAACACGCAGGGTGATGTTTCGACCCAAATATGGAGGATTATTCTCATGGAAGAACAGACTAAAGAAACAACCGAGATCATCAGCGACGAAGAGAAGGCTGCCAGCAATGGCCACACAGGCGTTGCGCTGAGTACCAGTTCGATGACCGCGGCCGTGCGCAAGGTATTGCTGGCCGGTGTTGGCGCGGTGGCCCTAAGCAGAGATGAGATCGAGGACTTTGTAGCCAGGCTGGTTGACCGGGGTGGGATCGCGGAGCAAGACGGGCGCAAGCTGGTCAACGATGTGCTGGCCCGCCGCCGGCAGCAGGCAGAAGAGATTCAGGACACGGTCGAAGAAAAAGGCAGCCAGGCCCAGACCAAAACCGAGTCCATGGTGGACCAGAGCATCGAGAACGTGTTGACCCGCCTCAACGTACCCAGCAAGAGCGATATCGATGCATTGAGCCAAAAGATCACCCTGCTGGCTGAGAAAGTAGATGCCCTGAAAGATGCTTAGAACTCCTTGCATGGTGGCATGAATCCCTGCAAGCAACAGGTTGATCTTTCTCCCAGTTCACTCTGGAAAGCCTCTCCTTTGAACGAACCTGACCCAACGGGCGCTGAACCAGAACCGGCGCCCGTTGGATTTCAGGCTTGGACACAATCGGCGCGGCGCGGTATA is a genomic window of Chloroflexota bacterium containing:
- a CDS encoding carbohydrate ABC transporter permease; this translates as MPDGPSDGIISHHTAGAAVRFLLALLLAVIFLLPIYWALVASLRQPGLPPPQTVEWWPEAARWQNYADIFRLVPMGRYTLNSLAVVAIAVPATLITAALAGFGLSQLPDPARRWLLIASILVMMIPAPAIWMFRFQLLRWTGLLSSLWALIIPAFAASSPLFVLLFFWTFRRNPQELFEAAQLDGANAVQVWWRIALPLARPTLAAVAVLTFVLYWNDFVGPVLYLYRPETYTLPVGLQILKQYDATNWPLLMAGAVFMTLPIVFLFLILQRWFLTDRSLANLLEKG
- a CDS encoding sugar ABC transporter substrate-binding protein, translating into MSRARFFNLVFVLLICSGLTVACTGGGDVVTFMVFGDPAELVAYEALVDAFEAGHPDIGVEMRHIPGQAEYRRRLATDFSAGAPADVMLLNYRRFATFAGQGGLQPVDTYLKQSEVLQESDFFQPTIDAFHLDDQLWCVPQNISSLVAYYNKDLFDQAGLHHPLPDWTWQEFLEAARSLTVDLDGDGTIDQYGAGISPNLFRLAPFVWQYGGQIVDDPENPTRLTLDDPAALAAFQWLVDLRGKEGVVPDSLAESARSSENRFLDGTLAIYFNSRRGVPTYRTIGDFDWDVVALPHGPSQAGILHSDGYCMASSTNDKEAAWKFIEFANSHEGQSIVARSGRTVPSLKSVAESAAFLDPDQPPASSRVYIDTIPLLGRVPIMTTWASIEETASREIERAFYGQATVPEAAEAAVGRTKAYFDEDREEVNK
- a CDS encoding sugar ABC transporter permease; this translates as MSFRSWSLSSYQTQTRLFLVPYLLGTLVLVVLPALATVAISFTEYNAIRPPTWVGLENFAKVLSSPLVRLSLRNSFLFVLLAVPLRILGALLLALLLQPAGRHLGFFRTSVYIPTIIPETAYALIWLWVFNPLYGPLNAFLNWLGLPVVGWLVEPQSAQLAMVVMALFQIGEGFIVALVALRTIPRSLYEAATVDGANKWQSFWRITLPLIVPWLLLLSLRDLVVSLQNTFAPTFIMTYGGPYYATTYVPLLLYELGFDFFKFGEAAALLVVFYVLTGLLAIGMINLVGLGRQADIA
- a CDS encoding choice-of-anchor J domain-containing protein, producing MQYTRKLFGALLIVALVAGVLALPTDLNNLALPGGDRAPAGVVSFSSDQQESTGNDVWVGETVEPVLTGEARDLPEPQIDYELDREINPRLSYGSQLPPDFRSKGGIDPLLAVQAEAPEGSAEGFDTPIFNFDGEGYQFLNPPDTVGDIGKDHYIQMVNSTVVSVYDKTNANLLQRFDLGLLGGCSTGTGDPIVLYDHLADRWFLSEFGPGNSLCIFISQTPDPLGAYYSYQFSTSQFPDYPKYGVWPDAYYATTNESGSGVYALERAAMLAGAPATSQRFLIPDLAGFGFNAVTPADLDGMTPPPAGAPGIIMRHRDDEVHNVGSNNPTEDYLEMWAFHVDWANPGNTTFTQLPSIPIAEIDSDLCGLVSFSCFPQPGSGTTLDPLREVIMFRLAYRNFGGHQTLVGNLVTDVNGNDLGGKRWFELRNTTGTWDLYQEGTYSPDSVNRWMGAIAMDGAGNIALGYNVSDATSTYPGLRYVGRLASDPLGTMPQGEYTIVDGSAANGSNRYGDYSAMSVDPIDDCTFWFTGEYNETSQWSTRIAAFRFDACGSNDFTMSTTPQAQSICVPDDAVYDVSVAVIGDFMGDVSLAAVGNPGIASFAPNPVTPPANSALTISGAGVGNYTFDIVGTSVMTPSLVHNNTVMLEMLDAAPVAPTLLTPPNGASGVNPAPTLTWSDVGADSYMVEIATDAGFSNIVESATVPGTSYQAGPLNTNTTYFWRVSAENACGVGAYSAVFDFTTWSAPGDCGPGTTPYQVFFDDFESGTVGWTTGGTASTWALGGGVAPSGPVSGSSVYHADDVGFVSDQYLISPAVALPVGQSPLSLKFWNYQEIEDSFSGCFDGGLLEISTNGGATWTQLEAELLTDPYDGPISGSFGNPRAGDNAWCGDPQDWLNSIVDLDAYAGQTVQLRWVMATDSSVSHPGWDIDDVEVQSCQTPTAVTLGEMSASEAQSPVAGLPLTALPALAGAALAAAYVLRRRNAQ
- a CDS encoding long-chain fatty acid--CoA ligase codes for the protein MKKPWLAHYEDGVPTTIDYPAITLPQMFDESVEKYARQSALRMVLRYLPAGRTVGAELSYAQVKDQVDRLATALYELGVRKGDRVAVQLPNSPHSLIAFFGVLKLGAIVVNTNPIYTAREMQHQFADSGAETLIILNNFYPKLEKIRSDTSIKRVIVCHINDFSGFPYNLLIKRTQQKSGDWVDVAEGSGVFHFKSLMANYPATPPSIEIDPEDIALFQYTGGTTGVPKAAMLSHRNLIANVVQCSNWITDLEPGIEVIMGAIPFFHVFGMTVAMALSVYVGGKLLVMPNPRLTEMLMDQIQREGVTLFPGVPAMYIAIINHPNVAQYNLRSVKACISGAAPLPMEVQEQFGEITGGRLVEGYGLTEAAPVTHCNPLYGQRKPGSIGVPFPDVEARVVSLEPDAGGNFPDVSQGEEGELALRAPQVMMGYYQRSDETAATIDEQGWLYTGDIVRMDEQGYFYVVDRKKDLIIAGGYNIVPREVEEVLFMHAAVQEAVVVGLPHATRGETVKAYVVLKEGKTVTDEELILFCRENLAPYKVPRMIEFRSELPKSMVGKFLRRVLVEEEKQRMASGQVDSG
- a CDS encoding phasin family protein, with the protein product MEEQTKETTEIISDEEKAASNGHTGVALSTSSMTAAVRKVLLAGVGAVALSRDEIEDFVARLVDRGGIAEQDGRKLVNDVLARRRQQAEEIQDTVEEKGSQAQTKTESMVDQSIENVLTRLNVPSKSDIDALSQKITLLAEKVDALKDA